The following is a genomic window from Hymenobacter sp. APR13.
CTGGCAGTAGCCGCTAATCATCAAAAAAGGAAGCCTCCCATTCTGTCGCCACATTGGGCCAGCAGAACGGGAGGCTTCCCTTTTGATAAGCTACAGTACCGGATCAGATGGTCATGATTTCCGATTCCTTCTTGCTGGTCAGGCTGTCAATCTGCACGATGTAGCTGTCGGTGGCTTTCTGCACCTTGGCTTCGGCATCCTTGATGGCATCCTCGGCGGCGCCATCCTTCTGCAGCTTCCGCAACGACTCGTTCACGTCTTTGCGGATACCGCGGATGCGCACCTTGCCGCTTTCCGATTCCTGCTTCACCTGCTTCACCAGGTCGCGGCGGCGCTCTTCCGTCATGGGCGGAATGTTGAGGCGCACGCCCTCAGCATCCGACTGCGGATTCAGGCCCAGGTCGCTGTTTTTGATGGCTTTCACCACCTCAGCAATGATATTTTTCTCCCAAGGCTTGATGAACAGCGTGCGCGCATCCGGCGTCGAGACGTTGGCCACCTGCGAAATGGGGGTAGGCGTGCCGTAATAATCTACGCGCAGCGAGTCGAGCATTGCCGGCGAGGCCTTGCCAGCCCGAATACGGCTGAGTTCCAGGCCGGTGTGCTGCAGCGACTTTGCCATCGATTCCTCGGCTTCGCTCAGGTAAAACTGAATTTCTTCGTCCATGTGTGTGAGGGAATTAAGAATTGAGAAGTAAAACGTAAAAACGGCACGCGTGGCCAACGCAAAAGAGTGAGTTGAACGCGGCGGGTGTACTTTTTACTCCCGTTAAGCTTGTTCAGAAGGAGTGTCCAGAGAAGGCTGCAGGCCGCTGGTTTTGGCGTCGGCTTCCGTCGGGCGAGGGTGGTCCATCGTCACCAGCGTACCTACCGTTTCGCCCTCAATGAGGCGCTGCAGGTTGCCTTCCTTGTTCATATCAAAAACGATGATGGGCAGGTTGTTTTCCTTGCAGAGCGTGAAGGCCGTCATGTCCATCACGTTCAGGTTTTTGGCCATCACCTCATCGAACGTGATGGTAGGGTAGCGGACAGCGTTAGGGTCCTTCTCCGGATCAGCCGTGTAAATGCCGTCCACGCGGGTGCCTTTCAGCACCACGTCTGCTTCAATTTCGATAGCCCGCAACGATGCGGCCGAGTCGGTGGTGAAGTACGGCGAGCCGATACCGGCTCCGAAAATCACGACGCGGCCTTTCTCCAGGTGGCGCAAAGCACGCCGCCGGATGTAGGGCTCGCACACCCGCTGAATGGTAACGCCCGAGAGCAGACGCGTATTCACGTCGAGCTTTTCGAGGGCGCTCTGCAGGGCCATGGAGTTGATGACCGTGGCCAGCATTCCCATGTAGTCGCCCTGCACCCGGTCGAGGCCGAATGCTTCGGCCTGCACCCCGCGGAAGATGTTGCCGCCGCCAATTACTACCGCTACCTGCGTGCCGGTGGCAGCTACTTTCTTGATTTCCTCGGCGTACTGCATCAGCCGGGTGGCATCGATGCCGTATTGCTGTTGGCCCATCAGGGCTTCGCCGCTTAGCTTAAGCAGAATTCGGGTGTACTTCAACGTCGGAGGAATTAAGTGTAAAAACGATGTGAGGTGCGCCCGGCCAGCGGGCGCAAAACCCGGAGCCCAGCGCCGGCTAGCTGAACTGAATCAGGACCTGTCCTTTGGTTACGTTGTCGCGCAGGCCAATCTTGATGGCCCCTACGGTGCCGTCGCCGGGGGCTTTCAGGATGTTCTCCATTTTCATGGCCTCCAGCACCAGCAGCGGGTCGCCTTTCTGCACCTGCTGCCCCGGCGCCACCCGGATATCAACAATCAGGCCCGGCATGGGCGCTTTCAGCTCGTTCACTTTGCTGGCAGCAGCATTGCTCATGCCCAGCTTGTCGAGGAGCAGATCGAACCGGTCTTTGGCGCTCACCTCCACCAGCTGCCCGTTGAGCTTAAGCTGGAACGACTTGGTAGCGTAATCGGCGCTAACTACTTCGGCTACGTACGAGCGGCCCTCGTGCAACACGTGGAAGCGGCCCGGTTCTAGCTCCACCAGATCCCAGGCAAACGGCTGGCCGTCTAGGGTGATGGCGCCGGTGGCACGATAGTCTACGGCCCAAGTCTGGGTGGGGCTGGTGCTAACCTGTAGCATAGGGAAGGGGGAGGAGGGGGGCGGAAATGGGCTTAAAGATAGGCCAAATCTCAAATAATTTCGGAACTTGAGGACCCATATACCTATCGCATCAACGCATGAAATATTCGGTTCTCAGCATTCTGGGACTGGTCCTTGCGTGTCAGTTTCAAGCTCCTGCACAGGTTGTTAAGGTCACGAAGCCCGCAGGCAGCAAAGCAGCCACGCACAAGAAATCCGAATCGACTCCGGCCCCTGAAGCGGCACCGTCTATTCTTGTAGTACCCTCGTGGCTGCCTCCTACCAACCCGGTGCAGCCGGCCGCCACTATCCTCCACGACCTGCTCGATACCAAGCTTGACGTCCGTTTCGACTGGGCCAAACAATGGTTGCTGGGTACGGCTACGCTTACCGTAAAGCCCCATTTCTACCCCCAAACCCAGCTCGTGCTGGATGCCAAAGGCTTCGACATAAAAAGCGTGAAGCTGGTGAATGGCGGGAAAGAGAAGAACCTGACCTACACCTACGACAAGAAGAAGCTCACCATTACGCTGGACCGGACGTACGCGCGCACCGAGC
Proteins encoded in this region:
- the pyrH gene encoding UMP kinase, producing MKYTRILLKLSGEALMGQQQYGIDATRLMQYAEEIKKVAATGTQVAVVIGGGNIFRGVQAEAFGLDRVQGDYMGMLATVINSMALQSALEKLDVNTRLLSGVTIQRVCEPYIRRRALRHLEKGRVVIFGAGIGSPYFTTDSAASLRAIEIEADVVLKGTRVDGIYTADPEKDPNAVRYPTITFDEVMAKNLNVMDMTAFTLCKENNLPIIVFDMNKEGNLQRLIEGETVGTLVTMDHPRPTEADAKTSGLQPSLDTPSEQA
- the frr gene encoding ribosome recycling factor, with the translated sequence MDEEIQFYLSEAEESMAKSLQHTGLELSRIRAGKASPAMLDSLRVDYYGTPTPISQVANVSTPDARTLFIKPWEKNIIAEVVKAIKNSDLGLNPQSDAEGVRLNIPPMTEERRRDLVKQVKQESESGKVRIRGIRKDVNESLRKLQKDGAAEDAIKDAEAKVQKATDSYIVQIDSLTSKKESEIMTI
- a CDS encoding biotin/lipoyl-containing protein translates to MLQVSTSPTQTWAVDYRATGAITLDGQPFAWDLVELEPGRFHVLHEGRSYVAEVVSADYATKSFQLKLNGQLVEVSAKDRFDLLLDKLGMSNAAASKVNELKAPMPGLIVDIRVAPGQQVQKGDPLLVLEAMKMENILKAPGDGTVGAIKIGLRDNVTKGQVLIQFS